The Novosphingobium terrae genome has a window encoding:
- a CDS encoding voltage-gated chloride channel family protein: protein MRATFQRLFHALAHIGLHRALAALRLLLVLIAMAAVVGSLCAAFLWSLDAATHLRFAHPWLLFLLPLGGAVVSLLYRWLGQSVEAGNNLLIDQIHEPGGGVPLRMAPLIFAGTVITHLFGGSAGREGTAVQLGGSLASTAARLARLNARGLRLMLMAGIAAGFGAVFGTPLAGAVFALEVLAVGRIEMAALIPCLIAALVGDWVCGLWGIQHTAYRIPFMAWPNGAAPLDPLLVIKAGLAGVAFGLAGLAFAEANHALGGWLKKAMPHPALRSIVGGLAVIGLTYAVGTRAYLGLGVWSPDPNMPTIAGFFTAPAGPWDWALKMLFTVVTLSSGFKGGEVTPLFFIGAALGNALGVALGAPVDLFAGLGFVAVFAGAANTPLACTIMGLELFGATHMVPIAVACFVACLCSGHNGIYLSQRIALPKFMGRPVPQGTTLRDVRGRRHRRKS, encoded by the coding sequence ATGCGCGCTACATTCCAACGTCTTTTCCATGCCCTGGCCCATATCGGGCTGCATCGCGCCCTTGCCGCCTTACGCCTGCTGCTGGTGCTGATCGCGATGGCCGCTGTGGTGGGCTCGCTCTGCGCCGCTTTCCTCTGGAGCCTGGATGCGGCGACCCACTTGCGTTTTGCGCATCCGTGGTTGCTGTTTTTGCTACCTTTGGGCGGTGCGGTGGTCAGCCTGCTCTATCGCTGGCTGGGGCAGAGCGTGGAGGCCGGCAACAATCTGCTGATCGACCAGATCCATGAGCCCGGCGGCGGCGTGCCCTTGCGCATGGCGCCGCTGATCTTCGCGGGCACGGTGATCACCCATCTGTTTGGCGGATCGGCGGGGCGCGAGGGCACGGCGGTGCAGTTGGGCGGATCGCTGGCCAGCACAGCGGCAAGGCTGGCACGGCTCAATGCACGGGGGCTGCGGCTGATGCTGATGGCGGGCATTGCGGCGGGTTTTGGTGCCGTGTTCGGCACGCCGCTGGCTGGCGCGGTCTTCGCGCTGGAGGTGCTGGCGGTGGGGCGGATCGAAATGGCCGCCCTGATCCCCTGCCTGATCGCCGCGCTGGTGGGGGATTGGGTCTGCGGGCTGTGGGGCATTCAGCACACCGCCTATCGCATTCCCTTTATGGCCTGGCCCAATGGCGCGGCGCCGCTCGATCCGCTGCTGGTGATCAAGGCCGGATTGGCGGGCGTGGCTTTCGGCCTGGCGGGGCTGGCTTTTGCCGAGGCCAATCATGCGCTGGGCGGCTGGCTCAAGAAGGCGATGCCGCATCCTGCGCTGCGCAGCATTGTCGGCGGGCTGGCGGTGATCGGCCTGACCTATGCGGTGGGCACAAGGGCTTACCTTGGGCTGGGCGTGTGGTCGCCCGATCCGAACATGCCGACGATTGCCGGCTTCTTCACCGCACCTGCCGGGCCGTGGGATTGGGCGCTCAAAATGCTGTTCACGGTGGTCACACTGTCAAGCGGCTTCAAGGGCGGCGAGGTGACGCCGCTGTTCTTTATCGGTGCGGCGCTGGGCAATGCTCTGGGCGTGGCGCTGGGGGCTCCGGTGGATCTGTTCGCGGGTCTGGGCTTTGTGGCGGTGTTCGCGGGGGCGGCCAACACGCCGCTGGCCTGCACGATCATGGGGCTGGAGCTGTTCGGCGCGACGCATATGGTGCCGATCGCGGTGGCCTGCTTCGTCGCCTGCCTGTGCTCGGGCCATAATGGCATCTATCTCTCGCAGCGGATTGCCCTGCCGAAATTTATGGGCCGCCCGGTGCCGCAAGGCACGACCTTGCGCGACGTGCGAGGCCGCAGACACCGCCGCAAGAGCTGA
- a CDS encoding TonB-dependent receptor plug domain-containing protein, producing the protein MNHVLKTGVATLVLGTALIATSAFAQDASQPTPAPAAKPAEDTGPTIVVTGSITKNPAAATASPLVVLSSESLTQRGINTVSDALQTLPANNAGTMPTSWSSYGFATGASAPSLRGLNDGYTLTTFDGLRSAVYPLADDGVRNFVDLNTIPESIVDRVDVLQDGASSTYGADAVAGVVNVIVKKEIVGFHANASGGISQLGHAGEARFDATYGKGRLAEDGYNFYINGEYQHNAAVMQNQRGGIWGTANQSTICDASGSCLNNGIRNGVQSTGLIKAYDVTKSATPVGFAQAWDPTANNGAGGGTGQWTMITPSAGCQGLTAINTAGHLASTDTASPSVACQQDRTSQYAMYSPEITRIGANARLTANVNDHIQVYGMFNFAETKTFSSGNPISFNTQTDGGTYDTTQLLLPVYTCATGVNCNASNGVLNTKNNPFAASGQQALLSGTYDLPTETYTNAKTYRFSGGISGDFGKGWNFNLEGTTSWINLDVNQLNYVNAVNLQTAVAEGTYNFGDQSTNTQAARDFIAPAVHTTDRSKLTQIQGTVNRDFLQMPGGQLNIAVGAAYRFESVYQPSANPDDSYFGVNGVAVSGSRRVYSGFYEVAAPVFSFLKLKADGRYDSYSSGQSNFSPKFEAQFQPVKQLKIRGTFSKGFKIPSFNQSNGLPTTGYSTIGFQCSDPVYTAFCAAHSSAPGYFNGVGTSRTDPTQGSGSYSLGVTAVGNPNLKPEKSTSFTLGTVFTPNRHLTFTADFWHTKITDIIVSVTDTTPALEQYFANNGVVTLPGLSATSAGIDTANPTALALPRTIVASYTNANSEVASGVDISATARYELGHGMRFTSQMNGSWLTKLALTADGVEYRYDGTLGPCETTSCSGAPHFRAVWANTLEFGPERKYAVTLTGNYTSGYTDSATDDGAVYGGCTAGKGDTVGYPDGTPVICSTHPTFTIDMHTQARIDKHFLIYMDVKNLLNSGPVYDPAAGYGLYQFNPAWDDSNFIGRYFRVGAKIDF; encoded by the coding sequence ATGAATCATGTGCTCAAGACGGGCGTCGCTACGCTTGTCCTGGGTACGGCGCTGATCGCCACTTCGGCTTTCGCGCAGGACGCCAGCCAGCCGACTCCGGCTCCGGCGGCAAAGCCTGCCGAAGACACCGGTCCGACCATCGTGGTCACCGGCTCGATCACCAAGAATCCGGCGGCCGCCACGGCCTCGCCGCTCGTGGTGTTGTCTTCCGAGAGTCTGACCCAGCGCGGCATCAACACCGTGTCTGACGCGTTGCAGACTCTGCCGGCCAACAACGCAGGCACCATGCCGACCAGCTGGTCGAGCTATGGCTTCGCCACCGGCGCCAGCGCTCCGTCGCTGCGCGGTCTGAACGACGGCTACACGCTGACCACCTTCGATGGTCTGCGCAGCGCGGTCTATCCGCTGGCTGACGACGGCGTGCGCAACTTCGTCGACCTCAACACCATTCCTGAATCGATCGTCGATCGCGTGGACGTGCTGCAGGACGGCGCTTCCTCGACCTACGGCGCCGACGCGGTGGCCGGTGTGGTCAACGTGATCGTGAAGAAGGAAATCGTCGGTTTCCACGCGAATGCTTCGGGCGGCATTTCGCAGCTGGGCCATGCCGGTGAAGCGCGCTTCGATGCCACCTACGGCAAGGGCCGCCTCGCTGAAGACGGCTACAACTTCTACATCAACGGCGAATATCAGCATAACGCCGCTGTGATGCAGAACCAGCGCGGCGGCATCTGGGGCACCGCCAACCAGTCGACCATCTGCGACGCTTCGGGTTCGTGCCTGAACAATGGCATCCGCAACGGCGTGCAGTCGACCGGCCTGATCAAGGCCTATGACGTGACCAAGTCGGCCACCCCGGTCGGCTTTGCTCAGGCCTGGGATCCAACCGCCAACAATGGCGCCGGTGGCGGCACCGGCCAGTGGACGATGATCACGCCTTCGGCCGGGTGCCAGGGGCTGACCGCGATCAACACCGCCGGCCATCTCGCTTCCACCGACACCGCCTCGCCCAGTGTGGCCTGTCAGCAGGACCGCACGTCGCAATATGCGATGTATTCGCCCGAGATCACCCGTATCGGCGCAAATGCACGTCTGACCGCCAATGTGAACGATCACATCCAGGTCTACGGCATGTTCAACTTTGCCGAGACGAAGACCTTCAGCTCGGGCAACCCCATATCGTTCAACACCCAGACGGATGGTGGCACCTATGACACCACCCAGCTGCTGCTGCCGGTCTACACCTGCGCGACGGGTGTGAACTGCAACGCCAGCAACGGCGTGCTCAACACCAAGAACAACCCGTTTGCCGCCAGCGGCCAGCAAGCGCTGCTTTCGGGCACCTATGACCTGCCGACCGAAACCTACACCAACGCCAAGACCTACCGCTTCTCGGGCGGCATCAGCGGCGACTTCGGCAAGGGCTGGAACTTCAACCTTGAAGGCACGACCTCGTGGATCAACCTCGATGTCAACCAGCTCAACTATGTCAATGCGGTGAATCTCCAGACTGCGGTGGCCGAAGGCACCTACAATTTCGGTGACCAGAGCACGAACACCCAGGCTGCCCGCGACTTCATCGCGCCCGCCGTCCACACGACGGACCGCTCGAAGCTGACGCAGATCCAGGGCACGGTGAACCGTGACTTCCTGCAGATGCCCGGCGGCCAGCTCAACATCGCGGTTGGCGCCGCCTACCGCTTCGAGAGCGTTTATCAGCCCAGCGCCAACCCCGATGACAGCTACTTCGGCGTCAACGGTGTGGCCGTGTCGGGTTCGCGCCGCGTCTATTCGGGCTTCTATGAAGTCGCGGCGCCGGTGTTCTCCTTCCTGAAGCTGAAGGCCGATGGTCGCTATGACAGCTATTCGAGCGGTCAGAGCAACTTCTCGCCCAAGTTCGAAGCACAGTTCCAGCCGGTCAAGCAGCTGAAGATCCGCGGCACCTTCTCGAAGGGCTTCAAGATCCCCAGCTTCAACCAGTCGAACGGTCTGCCGACGACGGGTTACTCGACGATTGGCTTCCAGTGCAGCGATCCGGTCTATACCGCCTTCTGCGCGGCGCACTCCAGCGCTCCGGGCTATTTCAACGGTGTTGGCACCAGCCGTACCGATCCGACCCAGGGCAGCGGTAGCTACTCACTGGGCGTGACGGCTGTGGGCAACCCCAATCTGAAGCCTGAGAAGTCGACCAGCTTCACGCTGGGCACGGTCTTCACGCCGAACCGCCACCTGACCTTCACCGCCGATTTCTGGCACACCAAGATCACCGACATCATCGTCTCGGTGACCGACACCACGCCGGCGCTGGAACAGTATTTCGCCAACAATGGTGTGGTCACTCTGCCTGGCCTGAGCGCGACCTCGGCGGGCATCGACACCGCCAACCCGACCGCGCTGGCGCTGCCCCGCACGATCGTGGCGTCCTACACCAACGCCAACTCGGAAGTGGCCTCGGGCGTCGATATCTCGGCCACCGCGCGCTACGAGCTGGGCCATGGCATGCGCTTCACCAGCCAGATGAACGGCTCGTGGCTGACCAAGCTGGCGCTGACCGCCGACGGGGTCGAATACCGTTATGACGGCACGCTGGGTCCCTGCGAAACCACCTCTTGCTCGGGTGCTCCGCACTTCCGCGCGGTGTGGGCGAACACGCTGGAATTCGGTCCGGAGCGCAAGTATGCTGTGACCCTGACTGGCAACTACACCAGCGGCTACACCGACAGCGCCACCGATGACGGCGCGGTCTATGGTGGCTGCACCGCCGGCAAGGGCGATACGGTGGGCTATCCCGATGGCACTCCGGTGATCTGCTCGACGCATCCGACCTTCACGATCGACATGCATACGCAGGCCCGTATCGACAAGCACTTCCTCATCTACATGGATGTGAAGAACCTGCTGAACTCCGGCCCGGTCTACGATCCGGCTGCTGGTTACGGTCTGTATCAGTTCAACCCTGCCTGGGACGACTCGAACTTCATCGGTCGTTACTTCCGCGTGGGTGCCAAGATCGACTTCTAA
- a CDS encoding opacity protein — protein MKKFALLAAACVSLVPAAAFAQDSAPPPAADAPAPDDSGPRSPDGSKAFGIEPYVGVLGGYESFDHRSQFGTSPNHGTLNGALISGVAGVNVPLGPVFVGVEGNGTKGFNDINWEYGVKGRVGARAGDSGLIYVSAGYEWINPHSNRGFSDHSNWVYGVGVEVGPKDIGLKGATGRAGPRLRLQLDTVDFHSLRPMGGVIFHF, from the coding sequence ATGAAAAAATTCGCTCTTCTGGCGGCTGCATGCGTCAGCCTTGTGCCCGCTGCCGCTTTCGCGCAGGACAGCGCCCCGCCTCCCGCCGCTGACGCCCCCGCGCCCGACGACAGCGGCCCCAGGTCGCCCGACGGCTCCAAGGCTTTTGGCATCGAGCCTTATGTCGGCGTGCTCGGCGGCTACGAAAGCTTCGACCATCGCAGCCAGTTCGGCACTTCGCCCAATCACGGCACGCTCAATGGTGCGCTGATCAGCGGCGTGGCCGGTGTGAACGTGCCGCTGGGGCCGGTGTTCGTCGGCGTTGAAGGCAATGGCACCAAGGGCTTCAACGACATCAACTGGGAATATGGCGTGAAGGGCCGTGTCGGCGCCCGCGCCGGTGACAGCGGGCTGATCTATGTCTCGGCCGGTTACGAGTGGATCAACCCGCACAGCAACCGCGGTTTCAGCGACCACAGCAACTGGGTCTATGGCGTGGGTGTCGAAGTCGGCCCCAAGGACATCGGCCTGAAGGGGGCCACCGGACGCGCCGGGCCGCGCCTGCGCCTCCAGCTCGATACGGTGGACTTCCACAGCCTGCGCCCGATGGGCGGTGTGATCTTCCACTTCTGA
- a CDS encoding bifunctional diguanylate cyclase/phosphodiesterase, translating into MPSVYLCLVDQHQPSLVLLAITICLLTATGGLVLLRHAHQHDSDLWALVAGVSTGFGVWAMHFVAMLGYMPGLDMSYRPGLTAASLAVAVLGVTAGLIAALRFPSQRGIAAAACIAGGSVAAMHYIGASALNLPARMVWQPVMVVGSVVMAVGLLYPALRLALGRDRLWQACLLLSLGVTSLHFTGMAAFTLIPQRMAPHEGLLLMPETMSALVGLATCLVLLSAMVALLLSRRAAAAIHSSERAFSILVEGISDCALYMLTNEGRIAYWNPGAERLKGYSGAEAIGLPLSCFYTLQDRAAGLPERALSIATTQGKFTSEGWRCRKDGSQFWAHVTIERIFDKDGAPLGFAKITRDMTRLKEEQDGHAAMRAQLNTALDNMHQGLALFDSDHRLVLANSRLCAMWGIPQGMLLPGTGCGPIIEQLMEGQRVTERSAIRSLLEQALHTADGQRIMVECHGDFHVGITSRALEDGGRVVTFEDVTERRRNEARIAHLAAHDPLTGLPNRARFNEWCGREMPHAARHGRHVAVVALDLDRFKEINDRLGHAAGDRAIIEAAQRLTAACREGEIVARLGGDEFAAACLYDSQSELSDFVERLSACFRAHESDMPLRASFGVAIFPEDGRDRETLLNNADLAMLRAKTSRGEAICYYEQGMDEHARTRRRIAGDLHNALEHDELCLFYQPQHAIRSGALTGYEALVRWRHPLRGMIPPLDFIPVAEETGAIFAIGEWVLRRAARDAARWASDIKVAVNVSPVQLQQPDLAQRIAQILIDTGLPAHRLELEITESAIIADKARALHVLRQIKALGIAIAMDDFGTGYASLETLHAFPFDKLKIDKSLLHTAAASPQGAAIMRTVLALGRSLEIPVLCEGVETEDQLDLLRREGCDEGQGYLFGYPKPLAGVSPATAISRVDGNRVDEGLPQADVAA; encoded by the coding sequence ATGCCCTCTGTCTACCTTTGCCTTGTCGATCAGCATCAACCCTCGCTCGTTCTGTTGGCGATCACCATCTGCCTGTTGACGGCAACGGGCGGTCTGGTGCTGCTGCGCCATGCCCATCAGCATGACAGCGACTTATGGGCGCTGGTGGCCGGGGTCTCGACAGGGTTCGGCGTCTGGGCGATGCATTTCGTGGCCATGCTGGGCTATATGCCGGGGCTGGACATGTCCTATCGCCCGGGGCTGACGGCAGCCTCGCTGGCGGTGGCGGTGCTGGGCGTCACAGCCGGGCTGATCGCCGCCTTGCGCTTTCCCTCTCAGCGCGGCATCGCGGCAGCGGCCTGCATCGCGGGCGGCAGCGTGGCCGCCATGCATTATATCGGCGCCAGTGCGCTCAACCTGCCCGCGCGGATGGTGTGGCAGCCTGTCATGGTCGTCGGCTCGGTGGTGATGGCGGTGGGGCTGCTTTATCCGGCGCTGCGTCTGGCCCTGGGGCGCGACCGCTTGTGGCAGGCCTGCCTGCTGCTCAGCCTTGGGGTGACGAGCCTGCATTTCACCGGCATGGCCGCTTTCACGCTGATCCCGCAACGGATGGCGCCCCATGAAGGCCTGCTGCTGATGCCCGAAACGATGTCGGCGCTGGTCGGGCTGGCCACCTGCCTCGTTCTGCTGTCCGCCATGGTAGCGCTACTGCTCAGCCGGCGCGCGGCAGCGGCGATCCACAGCAGCGAACGTGCCTTCTCGATCCTGGTCGAGGGGATTTCCGATTGCGCGCTCTATATGCTCACCAATGAGGGCCGCATCGCCTATTGGAACCCCGGCGCCGAGCGCCTCAAAGGCTACAGCGGCGCCGAGGCCATCGGCCTGCCGCTCTCCTGCTTCTACACGCTTCAGGATCGCGCGGCAGGCCTGCCCGAACGCGCGCTGAGCATTGCCACCACCCAGGGCAAGTTTACCAGCGAGGGCTGGCGCTGCCGCAAGGATGGCAGCCAGTTCTGGGCCCATGTCACCATCGAGCGCATCTTCGACAAGGATGGCGCGCCGCTGGGCTTTGCCAAGATCACCCGCGACATGACGCGGCTGAAGGAAGAGCAGGACGGCCATGCCGCGATGCGCGCCCAGCTCAACACCGCGCTGGACAACATGCATCAGGGTCTGGCGCTGTTCGACAGCGATCACCGGCTGGTGCTGGCCAATTCGCGGCTCTGCGCCATGTGGGGCATTCCGCAAGGCATGCTGCTGCCCGGCACCGGCTGCGGCCCCATCATCGAGCAATTGATGGAAGGCCAGCGCGTGACCGAGCGCAGCGCCATCCGCTCGCTGCTGGAACAGGCGCTTCACACCGCTGACGGCCAGCGCATCATGGTGGAATGCCACGGCGATTTCCATGTCGGCATCACCAGCCGCGCGCTGGAGGATGGCGGCCGCGTCGTCACCTTCGAGGATGTGACCGAACGCCGCCGCAATGAGGCGCGCATCGCCCATCTGGCCGCGCATGACCCGCTGACCGGCCTGCCCAACCGCGCCCGCTTCAACGAATGGTGTGGGCGCGAAATGCCGCATGCCGCGCGCCATGGCCGGCATGTCGCGGTGGTGGCGCTGGATCTGGACCGCTTCAAGGAAATCAACGACCGCCTCGGCCATGCCGCCGGCGACCGCGCCATCATCGAGGCAGCGCAGCGCCTGACCGCGGCCTGTCGCGAAGGCGAGATTGTCGCGCGACTGGGCGGTGACGAATTCGCAGCCGCCTGCCTCTATGACAGCCAATCCGAACTGAGCGATTTCGTCGAACGTCTCTCGGCCTGCTTCCGGGCGCATGAATCGGATATGCCGCTGCGTGCCAGCTTCGGCGTCGCCATCTTCCCCGAGGATGGGCGCGACCGTGAGACGCTGCTCAACAACGCCGATCTGGCGATGCTGCGCGCCAAGACCAGCCGGGGCGAGGCGATCTGCTATTACGAGCAGGGCATGGACGAGCATGCCCGCACCCGCCGCCGCATCGCGGGCGATCTGCACAATGCGCTGGAGCATGACGAGCTGTGCCTGTTCTACCAGCCCCAGCATGCGATCCGCAGCGGCGCGCTGACCGGCTATGAGGCGCTGGTGCGCTGGCGCCATCCGCTGCGCGGCATGATCCCGCCGCTCGATTTCATCCCCGTCGCCGAGGAAACCGGCGCCATTTTCGCCATCGGCGAATGGGTGCTGCGCCGCGCCGCGCGCGATGCCGCGCGCTGGGCCAGCGACATCAAGGTGGCGGTCAATGTCTCGCCGGTGCAGCTGCAACAGCCCGATCTGGCGCAGCGCATCGCCCAGATCCTGATCGATACGGGTCTGCCCGCACACCGGCTGGAGCTGGAAATCACCGAAAGCGCGATCATCGCCGACAAGGCCCGCGCACTGCATGTGCTGCGCCAGATCAAGGCTTTGGGCATCGCCATTGCCATGGATGATTTCGGTACCGGCTATGCCTCGCTGGAAACGCTGCATGCCTTCCCCTTCGACAAGCTGAAGATCGACAAATCCCTGCTGCACACCGCCGCCGCCAGCCCGCAGGGCGCGGCGATCATGCGCACCGTGCTGGCGCTGGGCCGCAGTCTGGAGATCCCGGTGCTGTGCGAAGGCGTGGAAACCGAGGACCAGCTCGACCTGCTGCGCCGCGAAGGCTGCGACGAGGGTCAGGGCTATCTCTTCGGCTATCCCAAGCCGCTGGCCGGGGTGAGCCCCGCGACGGCGATCAGCAGGGTGGATGGCAACAGGGTGGATGAAGGCCTGCCTCAGGCCGATGTCGCTGCCTGA
- a CDS encoding sugar MFS transporter encodes MALMPNASSSTDHAASDEGNVNAPQLRMFVMGLFFIFGGITSLNDVIIPKLKELFTLDYMQAMFVQTAFFAAYAIIGLPGAALVKRIGYMRGAVVGLLTMTAGCLLFIPASQHATYGLFLAALFVLAAGVVMVQIVTNPLISLLGPAKTASSRLTFAQAFNSLGTVLFPLVGGALILGQLAKVKAEDLTGPALDLYRIAETQTVVHTYIGLAIALAVVALVVWGNRNALKNEHHAHSSFVDGLKLLGQPRFAFGAACIFLYVGAEVSVGSLIVNYFQLPSVLGVTAAAAATYIPYYWGGALVGRFAGSGLLRMVSPAKVLACNAVGSILLIVISANASGPVAAYSLLLIGLMNSIMFPTIFSLACEGLGEAAADGSGIINVAIVGGAIIPPLTGKFADVTHSLQLALALPAVCYAIIAAFGLFASRTRVQN; translated from the coding sequence GTGGCCCTGATGCCCAATGCATCGTCCAGCACCGATCATGCCGCCAGCGATGAGGGCAATGTCAACGCGCCTCAGCTGCGCATGTTCGTGATGGGCCTGTTCTTCATCTTCGGCGGCATCACCAGCCTGAACGATGTGATCATCCCCAAGCTGAAGGAACTCTTCACGCTTGATTACATGCAGGCCATGTTCGTGCAGACGGCCTTCTTCGCCGCCTATGCCATCATCGGCCTGCCCGGCGCAGCGCTGGTCAAGCGCATCGGCTATATGCGCGGCGCGGTGGTCGGCCTGCTGACCATGACGGCGGGCTGCCTGCTGTTCATTCCCGCCTCGCAGCATGCCACCTATGGGCTGTTTCTGGCCGCGCTCTTCGTGCTGGCCGCCGGCGTGGTGATGGTGCAGATCGTCACCAATCCGCTGATCTCGCTGCTGGGCCCGGCCAAGACCGCGTCGAGCCGCCTGACCTTCGCGCAGGCCTTCAACTCGCTGGGCACGGTGCTGTTCCCGCTGGTGGGCGGCGCGCTGATCCTGGGCCAGCTGGCCAAGGTGAAGGCCGAGGATCTGACCGGCCCGGCGCTCGACCTCTACCGCATCGCCGAGACCCAGACTGTGGTCCACACCTACATCGGCCTCGCCATTGCGCTGGCGGTGGTGGCGCTGGTCGTCTGGGGCAACCGCAATGCGCTGAAGAACGAGCATCACGCCCACAGCAGCTTTGTCGATGGGCTCAAGCTGCTGGGTCAGCCGCGCTTCGCTTTCGGCGCGGCCTGCATCTTCCTTTATGTGGGCGCGGAAGTGTCGGTCGGCTCGCTGATCGTCAACTATTTCCAGCTGCCTTCGGTGCTGGGCGTGACGGCTGCCGCCGCCGCCACCTATATCCCCTATTACTGGGGTGGCGCGCTGGTCGGTCGTTTCGCCGGTTCGGGCCTGCTGCGCATGGTGAGCCCCGCCAAGGTGCTGGCCTGCAACGCGGTGGGCTCGATCCTGCTGATCGTGATCTCGGCCAATGCCAGCGGTCCGGTCGCGGCCTACAGCCTGCTGCTGATCGGCCTGATGAACTCGATCATGTTCCCCACCATCTTCTCGCTGGCCTGCGAAGGCCTTGGCGAGGCCGCTGCCGACGGTTCGGGCATCATCAATGTCGCCATCGTGGGCGGCGCGATCATCCCGCCGCTGACCGGCAAGTTCGCCGACGTCACCCACAGCCTGCAGCTGGCGCTGGCGCTGCCCGCCGTGTGCTATGCGATCATCGCGGCATTCGGCCTGTTTGCCAGCCGGACGCGGGTGCAGAACTGA
- the ypfJ gene encoding KPN_02809 family neutral zinc metallopeptidase, giving the protein MRLDDFDPNDVDVEDQRGKSGGFGGFGGFSGQGFQLGGGSLGIGGIALLMVGAWALGINPLSVLGLVSGGGEQQAYAPAPQRAPVESGKDAASSCTVDAFSKESCNALSSLNKTWRTLFASRNHSFDKPRLVFYSQRGSSGCGAAQSAMGPFYCPADQGIYLDTDFYREMDQKLGAGGQFARDYVIAHEYGHHVQKLLGTSTKVTRLQQADPDQANPLSVRLELQADCYAGVWAARNKDRMEAGDMESGLNAAHQIGDDVLLKAAGRTPVEAAFTHGSSEQRMRWLRKGMETGDPGQCDTFKAAVL; this is encoded by the coding sequence ATGCGGCTCGACGATTTCGACCCTAACGACGTGGATGTCGAGGATCAGCGCGGCAAAAGCGGCGGCTTTGGCGGCTTCGGAGGCTTTTCCGGACAGGGCTTCCAGCTAGGCGGCGGCAGTCTGGGGATTGGCGGCATTGCCCTGCTGATGGTGGGCGCCTGGGCGCTGGGGATCAATCCGCTCAGCGTGCTGGGGCTGGTGAGCGGCGGCGGCGAGCAGCAAGCCTATGCCCCTGCCCCGCAACGCGCGCCCGTGGAGAGCGGCAAAGACGCCGCCAGCAGCTGCACGGTGGATGCCTTCAGCAAGGAAAGCTGCAATGCGCTCTCCTCGCTCAACAAGACATGGCGCACGCTGTTCGCCAGCCGCAACCACAGCTTCGACAAGCCGAGGCTGGTGTTCTATTCGCAGCGCGGCTCATCGGGCTGCGGCGCGGCGCAGAGCGCGATGGGGCCCTTTTACTGCCCGGCGGATCAGGGCATCTATCTCGACACCGATTTCTACCGCGAGATGGATCAGAAGCTGGGCGCGGGCGGCCAATTCGCGCGCGACTATGTGATCGCCCATGAATATGGCCATCATGTGCAGAAGCTGCTGGGCACCTCGACCAAGGTCACGCGCCTGCAACAGGCCGATCCCGATCAGGCCAATCCGCTCTCGGTGCGGCTGGAGCTGCAGGCCGATTGCTATGCCGGTGTCTGGGCGGCGCGCAACAAGGACCGGATGGAAGCGGGCGATATGGAAAGCGGCCTCAACGCCGCGCATCAGATCGGCGACGATGTGCTGCTGAAGGCAGCGGGCCGCACGCCGGTGGAGGCGGCCTTCACCCATGGTTCCTCGGAACAGCGGATGCGCTGGCTGCGCAAAGGTATGGAAACCGGCGATCCGGGCCAGTGTGACACGTTCAAGGCGGCAGTGCTCTAA
- a CDS encoding metal-sensing transcriptional repressor: MSHAANPDLLNRLKRAQGHLAKIIEMVSEGRDGLQIAQQMQAVVSALDKTKTLLVTDHIEHHLEDLVGPLPRATREELAKLGELARYL, encoded by the coding sequence ATGAGCCATGCCGCCAACCCCGATCTGCTCAACCGGCTGAAACGCGCTCAGGGCCATCTCGCCAAGATCATCGAGATGGTCAGCGAAGGGCGCGACGGGTTGCAGATCGCGCAGCAGATGCAGGCGGTGGTCTCGGCGCTGGACAAGACCAAGACGCTGCTGGTGACCGACCATATCGAACACCATCTGGAAGATCTGGTCGGGCCGCTGCCGCGGGCTACGCGTGAGGAACTGGCCAAGCTGGGTGAGCTGGCGCGTTATCTGTAA